From the Panthera leo isolate Ple1 chromosome C1, P.leo_Ple1_pat1.1, whole genome shotgun sequence genome, one window contains:
- the NSUN4 gene encoding 5-methylcytosine rRNA methyltransferase NSUN4 isoform X1 yields MAALVVRGVPGVLKRAHFATIPRRHRHKKKWAATEPKFPATQLALQNFDMTYSVQFGDLWPSIRVSLLSEQKYGALVNNFAAWDHVSGKLEKLSARDFVNDSISHGELEPESGQTATPSLASGTCSPNLRCFTFARGDVSRFPPARLGSLGVMDYYLMDAASLLPVLALGLQSGDTVLDLCAAPGGKTLALLQTGCCRNLAANDLSTSRTVRLQKVLHSYVPQDIRDRNRVRVTSWDGRKWGELEGDTYDRVLVDVPCTTDRHSLHEEENNIFQRSRKKERQMLPMLQMQLLAAGLLATKPGGHVVYSTCSLSHLQNEYVVQGTIEFLANQYSIKVQVEDLSHFRKLFMDTFSFFPSCQVGELVIPNLLANFGPMYFCKMCRLT; encoded by the exons gcTGCCACAGAGCCCAAATTTCCTGCCACCCAACTGGCTCTGCAGAATTTTGACATGACCTACAGTGTGCAATTTGGTGATCTTTGGCCATCCATCCGGGTCAGTCTCCTTTCAGAGCAGAAGTATGGTGCACTGGTCAATAACTTTGCTGCCTGGGATCATGTGAGTGGAAAGCTGGAGAAGCTGAGTGCCAGGGACTTTGTGAATGACTCCATCTCCCATGGGGAACTGGAGCCTGAGAGTGGCCAAACTGCAACTCCATCCCTAGCCTCTGGAACCTGCAGCCCGAACCTTCGATGCTTCACTTTCGCCAGAGGGGATGTCAGCCGGTTCCCCCCTGCCAG GCTTGGCAGCCTGGGTGTCATGGACTACTACCTGATGGATGCTGCTTCCTTGCTGCCTGTCTTGGCCCTTGGCCTGCAGTCTGGTGACACTGTGCTTGACTTATGTGCGGCCCCTGGGGGAAAGACACTAGCACTGCTTCAGACTGGCTGTTGCC GCAATCTCGCTGCCAATGATCTGTCCACTTCTCGAACAGTCAGACTACAGAAGGTTCTTCACAGCTATGTGCCTCAAGATATCAGGGATAGGAATCGAGTTCGAGTCACCTCATGGGATGGCAGGAAGTGGGGAGAACTGGAGGGGGACACCTATGACCGG GTGCTGGTGGATGTGCCCTGTACCACAGACCGCCACTCCCTTCATGAGGAGGAGAACAACATCTTTCAGCGGTCGAGGAAGAAGGAGCGGCAGATGTTGCCTATGCTTCAGATGCAGCTGCTCGC GGCTGGACTCCTTGCCACCAAACCAGGAGGCCACGTTGTCTATTCCACCTGCTCACTCTCGCATTTACAGAATGAGTATGTGGTGCAAGGCACCATCGAGTTCCTGGCCAATCAATACAGCATCAAGGTTCAGGTGGAAGACCTGAGTCACTTCCGAAAGCTTTTCAtggacacattttctttcttcccatcctgCCAGGTTGGGGAACTGGTAATCCCAAACCTCTTGGCCAATTTTGGGCCTATGTACTTTTGCAAAATGTGTAGGCTGACATAG
- the NSUN4 gene encoding 5-methylcytosine rRNA methyltransferase NSUN4 isoform X2 encodes MTYSVQFGDLWPSIRVSLLSEQKYGALVNNFAAWDHVSGKLEKLSARDFVNDSISHGELEPESGQTATPSLASGTCSPNLRCFTFARGDVSRFPPARLGSLGVMDYYLMDAASLLPVLALGLQSGDTVLDLCAAPGGKTLALLQTGCCRNLAANDLSTSRTVRLQKVLHSYVPQDIRDRNRVRVTSWDGRKWGELEGDTYDRVLVDVPCTTDRHSLHEEENNIFQRSRKKERQMLPMLQMQLLAAGLLATKPGGHVVYSTCSLSHLQNEYVVQGTIEFLANQYSIKVQVEDLSHFRKLFMDTFSFFPSCQVGELVIPNLLANFGPMYFCKMCRLT; translated from the exons ATGACCTACAGTGTGCAATTTGGTGATCTTTGGCCATCCATCCGGGTCAGTCTCCTTTCAGAGCAGAAGTATGGTGCACTGGTCAATAACTTTGCTGCCTGGGATCATGTGAGTGGAAAGCTGGAGAAGCTGAGTGCCAGGGACTTTGTGAATGACTCCATCTCCCATGGGGAACTGGAGCCTGAGAGTGGCCAAACTGCAACTCCATCCCTAGCCTCTGGAACCTGCAGCCCGAACCTTCGATGCTTCACTTTCGCCAGAGGGGATGTCAGCCGGTTCCCCCCTGCCAG GCTTGGCAGCCTGGGTGTCATGGACTACTACCTGATGGATGCTGCTTCCTTGCTGCCTGTCTTGGCCCTTGGCCTGCAGTCTGGTGACACTGTGCTTGACTTATGTGCGGCCCCTGGGGGAAAGACACTAGCACTGCTTCAGACTGGCTGTTGCC GCAATCTCGCTGCCAATGATCTGTCCACTTCTCGAACAGTCAGACTACAGAAGGTTCTTCACAGCTATGTGCCTCAAGATATCAGGGATAGGAATCGAGTTCGAGTCACCTCATGGGATGGCAGGAAGTGGGGAGAACTGGAGGGGGACACCTATGACCGG GTGCTGGTGGATGTGCCCTGTACCACAGACCGCCACTCCCTTCATGAGGAGGAGAACAACATCTTTCAGCGGTCGAGGAAGAAGGAGCGGCAGATGTTGCCTATGCTTCAGATGCAGCTGCTCGC GGCTGGACTCCTTGCCACCAAACCAGGAGGCCACGTTGTCTATTCCACCTGCTCACTCTCGCATTTACAGAATGAGTATGTGGTGCAAGGCACCATCGAGTTCCTGGCCAATCAATACAGCATCAAGGTTCAGGTGGAAGACCTGAGTCACTTCCGAAAGCTTTTCAtggacacattttctttcttcccatcctgCCAGGTTGGGGAACTGGTAATCCCAAACCTCTTGGCCAATTTTGGGCCTATGTACTTTTGCAAAATGTGTAGGCTGACATAG